The stretch of DNA ACAAAATACCGCAACGGGCTGATACTGGTGACAGGTCCGTCAGCAAGCGGCAAATCAACGACCGTTGCCGCCCTCCTTGAGATGATCAACAGGGAGCGGTTGTGTCATATTGTTACCGTAGAAGACCCGATAGAATTTGTTTTCAGGCCGAAGAGGGCTATCTTCAGTCAGAGAGAGATCGGCAGAGACACAAAATCATTTTCCGGCGCGTTAAAGAGGATAGTCCGCGAGGACGCTGACATTATCTTTGTCGGGGAGATCAGGGACAGGGAGTCCATGAAGGCAGCGCTGGAACTGGCAGAAACAGGGGCCCTCGTGTTTTCAACACTGCATACCCTTAATGTCGCGCAATCGATAAACAGGATAATAGATTTTTTCCCGGATCAGGAAAAGAATACGGCGAGGACACAGATCGCAAATGCCTTGAGGGCGGTGGTCTCCCAGAGATTATTGCCGAAGACCGATGAAGCCTGCTGTGTCTGCGCCTGCGAGGTCATGAAGGTTAACCCGGCGATCAGGAGCCTCATCAGAGAAGACAAGATCCACCAGATCGTCACGATCCTTGATACTTCAAAAAGCGAAGGAATGACATCCCTCGACGAATCGTTGCGGATGCTCAGTAAACAAGGCGTAATCGATGTTGCCCAGGCGATTGCCCATTCATCGAGGAGCAGTAAATTTATCGAGGATATTGCCGATGTGAAGCCGACAAAAGACGGGATCTCGACGACAAGGGGTATAATGGCCCTTGAAAAAGACCTTGCGGTCTACCAGGCAGATCTCAGCGTCACGAACTTAAGTTCCTTTGACACTTCAGGAAGACTTTTCAGCACGCCGGTTGGTTTTCTGTTCAGAGATACAGGAGCGCTGAAAGGCCCATACCATTTTGCCGCTGATTACACCATACTCAACGGAAAGAAGGATCCTTTCAAACTCAAATCCTTTTTAAACATCTCATACAAGATACTGGAGACAAAGATCGAAAAACCCGCCTATGCTTTCAAAGTGAGGGTCTTTGAGGACAGCAAAAATGATTACGAGCTGACTGAAAAGCCGCTTGATTTGATTAAGGACGGAAACTGGCATACAATAACAATACAGATCCCCCAGATGTACACAAACAGGACTGTGAAATTCTACATGCTCCTGTTCGACGGGGATATAAAGGAGATCTCCTTTGATAATATCTTTTTTTTGTGAGGTGCGCTATTGAGTATTGTAAAGATGTTATATGCGATG from Syntrophorhabdaceae bacterium encodes:
- a CDS encoding PilT/PilU family type 4a pilus ATPase — protein: MKRTGILNVVKRGINQGVQSVFFFEGFPPLGSNGGITRLSKEPLTNNDIVELLQGTTTEMQLERFTQDNELDYTYEMGGFGRFRMCAFMRRGSLGIVVRPVSDTLPSFDELGLPDSLKEFTKYRNGLILVTGPSASGKSTTVAALLEMINRERLCHIVTVEDPIEFVFRPKRAIFSQREIGRDTKSFSGALKRIVREDADIIFVGEIRDRESMKAALELAETGALVFSTLHTLNVAQSINRIIDFFPDQEKNTARTQIANALRAVVSQRLLPKTDEACCVCACEVMKVNPAIRSLIREDKIHQIVTILDTSKSEGMTSLDESLRMLSKQGVIDVAQAIAHSSRSSKFIEDIADVKPTKDGISTTRGIMALEKDLAVYQADLSVTNLSSFDTSGRLFSTPVGFLFRDTGALKGPYHFAADYTILNGKKDPFKLKSFLNISYKILETKIEKPAYAFKVRVFEDSKNDYELTEKPLDLIKDGNWHTITIQIPQMYTNRTVKFYMLLFDGDIKEISFDNIFFL